A window from Acropora palmata chromosome 14, jaAcrPala1.3, whole genome shotgun sequence encodes these proteins:
- the LOC141866574 gene encoding PHD finger protein 24-like isoform X1 yields MGVIVSKENQNRTKKVQQTAAVVTALKAASKDAKSTSDVSNRSKEDSASLLHGQAESASHEERNDRLAERDGIFEKEFLGSLNNDRTSLTYGLPKLDATDVRAYAHSSGTTGYWDKNDKAEVANIPYFGAWKNRVPNEELCSICHMYTGADVHPCRVCCKVYHELCLKKKGKLYDPREQEAFRKANTEKGWSCHDCESFTTLLTDDEMQELIENFDKLDVNQDTQINDDEYVRYKKAEYYKIHCEEMPKYMKEEARNEFKQMDTDQTGTIDWWEFLNHEALKQIAANRSKFQLVKMLSPREIQKARDIFHAFDKDEDGYINSHEVAVGFNRWFGNLRVFDMDRSNSFGKALDPKDVSGHVDRHTRIFMDADTDKNRLVSWDEYLREQALYIIAARPNL; encoded by the exons GTGTCCAAGGAAAATCAAAATCGGACGAAGAAAGTTCAACAAACAGCCGCAGTTGTGACCGCTTTAAAAGCAGCGTCGAAGGATGCAAAAAGTACCTCTGACGTTAGCAACCGTTCCAAAGAAGATAGCGCATCGTTATTGCACGGTCAGGCGGAATCGGCGTCTCACGAGGAGAGAAATGATAGGCTAGCTGAAAGAGATGGAATATTTGAAAAGGAATTTTTGGGAAGTTTAAATAATGACAGAACCTCTTTGACTTACGGTCTTCCCAAACTTGATGCAACAGATGTGCGTGCATACGCCCACAGTAGCGGCACAACGGGGTATTGGGACAAGAATGATAAGGCTGAGGTCGCCAATATTCCTTACTTTGGAGCATGGAAAAATAGA GTTCCCAATGAAGAGTTATGCTCTATTTGTCACATGTACACTGGAGCAGATGTTCACCCTTGCCGTGTGTGTTGTAAAGTGTATCATGAACTTTGcctgaaaaagaaaggcaaGCTGTATGATCCCAGAGAACAGGAGGCATTCAGGAAAGCAAACACAGAGAAAGGGTGGAGTTGTCATGATTGT GAGAGTTTCACAACTCTTTTGACTGATGATGAAATGCAAGAGCTCATagaaaattttgataaacttgATGTAAACCAAG ACACACAGATAAATGATGATGAATATGTCCGTTACAAGAAAGCAGAATATTACAAAATTCATTGTGAGGAAATGCCAAAGTATATGAAAGAAGAAGCACGTAATGAG TTCAAACAGATGGACACAGACCAAACTGGTACCATTGATTGGTGGGAATTTCTTAATCATGAAGCCTTGAAGCAGATTGCTGCCAATAGGAGTAAG TTTCAGTTAGTGAAAATGCTATCCCCTCGTGAAATACAAAAGGCCAGAGACATTTTCCACGCCTTTGACAAAGATGAAGATGGTTACATAAACTCACATGAAGTTGCTGTGGGATTTAATCGCTGGTTTGGAAACTTGAGAGTATTTGACATGGACAG GAGTAATTCCTTTGGAAAAGCCCTTGATCCTAAAGATGTCTCTGGACATGTTGATCGTCACACTAGAATATTCATGGATGCCGATACAGACAAAAACAG aTTGGTTTCATGGGATGAGTACTTAAGAGAGCAAGCTCTGTACATAATAGCTGCCAGACCAAATTTATGA
- the LOC141866574 gene encoding PHD finger protein 24-like isoform X2 has protein sequence MGVIVSKENQNRTKKVQQTAAVVTALKAASKDAKSTSDVSNRSKEDSASLLHGQAESASHEERNDRLAERDGIFEKEFLGSLNNDRTSLTYGLPKLDATDVRAYAHSSGTTGYWDKNDKAEVANIPYFGAWKNRESFTTLLTDDEMQELIENFDKLDVNQDTQINDDEYVRYKKAEYYKIHCEEMPKYMKEEARNEFKQMDTDQTGTIDWWEFLNHEALKQIAANRSKFQLVKMLSPREIQKARDIFHAFDKDEDGYINSHEVAVGFNRWFGNLRVFDMDRSNSFGKALDPKDVSGHVDRHTRIFMDADTDKNRLVSWDEYLREQALYIIAARPNL, from the exons GTGTCCAAGGAAAATCAAAATCGGACGAAGAAAGTTCAACAAACAGCCGCAGTTGTGACCGCTTTAAAAGCAGCGTCGAAGGATGCAAAAAGTACCTCTGACGTTAGCAACCGTTCCAAAGAAGATAGCGCATCGTTATTGCACGGTCAGGCGGAATCGGCGTCTCACGAGGAGAGAAATGATAGGCTAGCTGAAAGAGATGGAATATTTGAAAAGGAATTTTTGGGAAGTTTAAATAATGACAGAACCTCTTTGACTTACGGTCTTCCCAAACTTGATGCAACAGATGTGCGTGCATACGCCCACAGTAGCGGCACAACGGGGTATTGGGACAAGAATGATAAGGCTGAGGTCGCCAATATTCCTTACTTTGGAGCATGGAAAAATAGA GAGAGTTTCACAACTCTTTTGACTGATGATGAAATGCAAGAGCTCATagaaaattttgataaacttgATGTAAACCAAG ACACACAGATAAATGATGATGAATATGTCCGTTACAAGAAAGCAGAATATTACAAAATTCATTGTGAGGAAATGCCAAAGTATATGAAAGAAGAAGCACGTAATGAG TTCAAACAGATGGACACAGACCAAACTGGTACCATTGATTGGTGGGAATTTCTTAATCATGAAGCCTTGAAGCAGATTGCTGCCAATAGGAGTAAG TTTCAGTTAGTGAAAATGCTATCCCCTCGTGAAATACAAAAGGCCAGAGACATTTTCCACGCCTTTGACAAAGATGAAGATGGTTACATAAACTCACATGAAGTTGCTGTGGGATTTAATCGCTGGTTTGGAAACTTGAGAGTATTTGACATGGACAG GAGTAATTCCTTTGGAAAAGCCCTTGATCCTAAAGATGTCTCTGGACATGTTGATCGTCACACTAGAATATTCATGGATGCCGATACAGACAAAAACAG aTTGGTTTCATGGGATGAGTACTTAAGAGAGCAAGCTCTGTACATAATAGCTGCCAGACCAAATTTATGA